From Cryptococcus neoformans var. neoformans B-3501A chromosome 6, whole genome shotgun sequence, the proteins below share one genomic window:
- a CDS encoding hypothetical protein (Match to ESTs gb|CF191819.1|CF191819, gb|CF190250.1|CF190250, gb|CF190197.1|CF190197; HMMPfam hit to UQ_con, Ubiquitin-conjugating enzyme, score: 271.1, E(): 1.8e-78) produces the protein MALKRINKELIDLGRDPPSSCSAGPINDNLFQWQATIMGPADSPYSGGVFFLSLTFPTDYPFKPPKVQFTTKIYHPNINANGSICLDILRDQWSPALTISKVLLSICSMLTDPNPDDPLVPEIANTYKTDRARYEATAREWTRK, from the exons ATGGCTTTGAAGCGCATCAACAAG GAACTTATCGATCTTGGACGTGACCCCCCGTCTTCATGCTCTGCTGGTCCCATCAACGACAATCTTTTCCAATGGCAAGCAACCATTATGGGCCCG GCCGATTCCCCTTATTCGGGCGGTGTATTCTTCCT TTCCCTTACTTTCCCCACCG ACTATCCCTTCAAGCCCCCTAAGGTGCAGTTTACGACCAAGATCTATCATCCCAACATCAATGCCAATGGGTCTATCTGTTTGGACATCTTGCGAGACCAGTGGAGTCCGGCCTTGACCATTTCGAAGG TCTTGTTGTCCATCTGTTCCATGTTGACGGACCCTAACCCTGACGATCCTTTGGTGCCCGAGATTGCAAAC ACCTACAAAACTGATAGGGCACGATATGAGGCAACAGCAAGGGAATGGACGAGGAAGTAA